In one Grus americana isolate bGruAme1 chromosome 1, bGruAme1.mat, whole genome shotgun sequence genomic region, the following are encoded:
- the PUS7L gene encoding pseudouridylate synthase PUS7L isoform X1: protein MLRSFSYLTDHTGFCGTIKNSPSDFVVTEIEVPEHLLRDTRAESLQKTTEAPKKLRTEPPGQCAEGCGGDVPSPSERDPRCTGDDCSASPNKNQCEGEPEQNSGLEEASILDSLLGKPMSELLNKFACDLKDAWDLENSADSSTGEFLLGPILDKKTRADLHSAIRQKFPFLVTVTKGNEMIVKGNADYKELCQLVTEKETSDFFKFLDAKLENTTFSFEPDGNKEHRKVVHHFINRKFGKLLETKSFTVTDVNDQPNMSITVRFREKSWSRKRCADGFQEKQDLYTETLEAISFLAAELGILPSDFSYTGIKDKKAITYQPMVVKKVTPERLKEIGSKMEKKGMRIHNIHSACQHLRLGQLKGNHFDIVVRDLKHHSHDSSSNLKERISEAMENVETKGFVNYYGPQRFGQGQNVQTDQIGLALLTEKMVKAVKLFFTPEDTDDPVNNAKRYFLQTEDAKGALVMLPEYKVREKMLLRALNRYGVNHEGCTKGWLNIPHSMRIFYVHAYCSKIWNEAASYRMKIYGSKVVEGDLVFSEENDESVSLNDKVHVVTAPEESVNKYSIHQVVLPMVGHSIKYPSNKVGQWYHERLSKDELHMCKFRVSPLQLNIPGCYRPILKNVQNLSYFLEGCEKGIEIEDNNLNESKVSLHISFDLDPSCYATVCLREIMKCDF from the exons ATGCTTCGTTCCTTCAGTTACCTGACTGATCACACCGGCTTCTGTGGTACTATCAAAAACTCACCGAGTGACTTCGTAGTGACAGAAATCGAGGTGCCTGAACACTTGCTTAGGGATACCCGGGCTGAATCGCTTCAGAAAACCACCGAAGCCCCCAAAAAGCTGAGAACGGAGCCTCCCGGTCAGTGTGCCGAGGGCTGTGGTGGTGATGTGCCCAGTCCTTCAGAGCGTGACCCACGCTGCACAGGAGACGACTGTTCTGCATCCCCTAACAAAAACCAGTGTGAGGGTGAACCTGAACAGAACTCTGGCCTCGAGGAAGCCAGTATATTGGATTCCTTACTAGGCAAACCCATGAGTGAACTGCTTAATAAATTTGCTTGTGATCTGAAGGATGCATGGGACTTGGAAAATAGTGCCGATTCTAGCACTGGAGAGTTCTTGCTCGGACCTATACTGGACAAGAAAACTCGAGCTGATTTACACAGTGCTATTAGGCAGAAATTCCCCTTTCTAGTCACTGTTACAAAAGGCAATGAAATGATTGTAAAAGGAAATGCTGATTACAAAGAACTTTGTCAGTTAGtgactgaaaaggaaacaagtgatttttttaaatttttagatGCAAAGCTAGAAAatactacattttcttttgagcCTGATGGAAACAAAGAGCACAGAAAAGTAGTTCACCACTTTATCAATAGAAAATTTGGAAAACTTTTAGAAACAAAGTCTTTTACTGTGACAGACGTCAATGATCAGCCAAATATGTCAATAACGGTACGATTTCGAGAAAAAAGTTGGTCCAGAAAAAGGTGTGCTGATGGTTTCCAGGAAAAACAAGATCTTTATACAg AAACCCTAGAAGCAATCAGCTTCTTGGCTGCTGAACTTGGCATTCTTCCTTCAGACTTCAGTTACACTGGCATCAAAGATAAGAAGGCTATTACTTACCAACCTATGGTTGTGAAGAAGGTGACTCCTGAGAG GTTGAAAGAAATTggaagcaaaatggaaaaaaagggcATGAGAATACACAACATACATTCAGCATGCCAGCACCTTAGACTTGGTCAGCTGAAGGGCAATCACTTTGATATAGTTGTGAGAGATCTCAAACACCACAGTCATGATTCTTCTTCAAATTTGAAAGAGAGAATATCTGAAGCAATGGAAAATGTTGAG ACAAAAGGTTTTGTAAATTACTACGGACCTCAGCGATTTGGACAAGGACAAAATGTTCAGACAGATCAAATAGGATTGGCTTTACTGActgaaaaaatg GTGAAAGCTGTGAAGTTGTTCTTCACACCTGAAGATACAGATGACCCTGTAAACAATGCAAAAAGATACTTTCTTCAAACTG AAGATGCAAAGGGTGCACTCGTGATGCTGCCGGAATATAAAGTGAGAGAGAAGATGTTGCTACGAGCTTTAAATCGCTATGGTGTAAATCATGAAGGTTGTACCAAAGGATGGCTCAATATTCCTCATTCCATGCGCATATTCTATGTCCATGCTTATTGCAGTAAAATTTGGAATGAAGCAGCATCATATAGAATGAAGATATATGGTTCAAAAGTTGTTGAGGGTGATCTTGtcttctcagaagaaaatgatgaaaGTGTTTCCCTGAATGACAAG GTTCATGTAGTCACTGCTCCAGAAGAATCAGTTAACAAATACTCTATACACCAG gtgGTTCTTCCAATGGTGGGACATAGTATCAAGTATCCCAGTAATAAAGTTGGGCAATGGTACCATGAAAGACTTTCTAAGGATGAGCTGCATATGTGCAAATTCAGAGTTTCTCCATTACAGCTGAATATACCTGGATGCTACAGacccattttgaaaaatgttcagAATCTGTCATATTTTTTGGAAGGTTGTGAAAAAGGAATTGAAATTGAAGACAACAATCTGAATGAATCAAAAGTCTCTCTTCATATATCATTTGACCTTGATCCTTCATGTTATGCAACAGTCTGTCtgagagaaataatgaaatgtgaCTTTTAA
- the PUS7L gene encoding pseudouridylate synthase PUS7L isoform X2, with product MLRSFSYLTDHTGFCGTIKNSPSDFVVTEIEVPEHLLRDTRAESLQKTTEAPKKLRTEPPGQCAEGCGGDVPSPSERDPRCTGDDCSASPNKNQCEGEPEQNSGLEEASILDSLLGKPMSELLNKFACDLKDAWDLENSADSSTGEFLLGPILDKKTRADLHSAIRQKFPFLVTVTKGNEMIVKGNADYKELCQLVTEKETSDFFKFLDAKLENTTFSFEPDGNKEHRKVVHHFINRKFGKLLETKSFTVTDVNDQPNMSITVRFREKSWSRKRCADGFQEKQDLYTAFTLQKENLETLEAISFLAAELGILPSDFSYTGIKDKKAITYQPMVVKKVTPERLKEIGSKMEKKGMRIHNIHSACQHLRLGQLKGNHFDIVVRDLKHHSHDSSSNLKERISEAMENVETKGFVNYYGPQRFGQGQNVQTDQIGLALLTEKMVKAVKLFFTPEDTDDPVNNAKRYFLQTEDAKGALVMLPEYKVREKMLLRALNRYGVNHEGCTKGWLNIPHSMRIFYVHAYCSKIWNEAASYRMKIYGSKVVEGDLVFSEENDESVSLNDKVHVVTAPEESVNKYSIHQVVLPMVGHSIKYPSNKVGQWYHERLSKDELHMCKFRVSPLQLNIPGCYRPILKNVQNLSYFLEGCEKGIEIEDNNLNESKVSLHISFDLDPSCYATVCLREIMKCDF from the exons ATGCTTCGTTCCTTCAGTTACCTGACTGATCACACCGGCTTCTGTGGTACTATCAAAAACTCACCGAGTGACTTCGTAGTGACAGAAATCGAGGTGCCTGAACACTTGCTTAGGGATACCCGGGCTGAATCGCTTCAGAAAACCACCGAAGCCCCCAAAAAGCTGAGAACGGAGCCTCCCGGTCAGTGTGCCGAGGGCTGTGGTGGTGATGTGCCCAGTCCTTCAGAGCGTGACCCACGCTGCACAGGAGACGACTGTTCTGCATCCCCTAACAAAAACCAGTGTGAGGGTGAACCTGAACAGAACTCTGGCCTCGAGGAAGCCAGTATATTGGATTCCTTACTAGGCAAACCCATGAGTGAACTGCTTAATAAATTTGCTTGTGATCTGAAGGATGCATGGGACTTGGAAAATAGTGCCGATTCTAGCACTGGAGAGTTCTTGCTCGGACCTATACTGGACAAGAAAACTCGAGCTGATTTACACAGTGCTATTAGGCAGAAATTCCCCTTTCTAGTCACTGTTACAAAAGGCAATGAAATGATTGTAAAAGGAAATGCTGATTACAAAGAACTTTGTCAGTTAGtgactgaaaaggaaacaagtgatttttttaaatttttagatGCAAAGCTAGAAAatactacattttcttttgagcCTGATGGAAACAAAGAGCACAGAAAAGTAGTTCACCACTTTATCAATAGAAAATTTGGAAAACTTTTAGAAACAAAGTCTTTTACTGTGACAGACGTCAATGATCAGCCAAATATGTCAATAACGGTACGATTTCGAGAAAAAAGTTGGTCCAGAAAAAGGTGTGCTGATGGTTTCCAGGAAAAACAAGATCTTTATACAg CTTTCactcttcagaaagaaaatctagAAACCCTAGAAGCAATCAGCTTCTTGGCTGCTGAACTTGGCATTCTTCCTTCAGACTTCAGTTACACTGGCATCAAAGATAAGAAGGCTATTACTTACCAACCTATGGTTGTGAAGAAGGTGACTCCTGAGAG GTTGAAAGAAATTggaagcaaaatggaaaaaaagggcATGAGAATACACAACATACATTCAGCATGCCAGCACCTTAGACTTGGTCAGCTGAAGGGCAATCACTTTGATATAGTTGTGAGAGATCTCAAACACCACAGTCATGATTCTTCTTCAAATTTGAAAGAGAGAATATCTGAAGCAATGGAAAATGTTGAG ACAAAAGGTTTTGTAAATTACTACGGACCTCAGCGATTTGGACAAGGACAAAATGTTCAGACAGATCAAATAGGATTGGCTTTACTGActgaaaaaatg GTGAAAGCTGTGAAGTTGTTCTTCACACCTGAAGATACAGATGACCCTGTAAACAATGCAAAAAGATACTTTCTTCAAACTG AAGATGCAAAGGGTGCACTCGTGATGCTGCCGGAATATAAAGTGAGAGAGAAGATGTTGCTACGAGCTTTAAATCGCTATGGTGTAAATCATGAAGGTTGTACCAAAGGATGGCTCAATATTCCTCATTCCATGCGCATATTCTATGTCCATGCTTATTGCAGTAAAATTTGGAATGAAGCAGCATCATATAGAATGAAGATATATGGTTCAAAAGTTGTTGAGGGTGATCTTGtcttctcagaagaaaatgatgaaaGTGTTTCCCTGAATGACAAG GTTCATGTAGTCACTGCTCCAGAAGAATCAGTTAACAAATACTCTATACACCAG gtgGTTCTTCCAATGGTGGGACATAGTATCAAGTATCCCAGTAATAAAGTTGGGCAATGGTACCATGAAAGACTTTCTAAGGATGAGCTGCATATGTGCAAATTCAGAGTTTCTCCATTACAGCTGAATATACCTGGATGCTACAGacccattttgaaaaatgttcagAATCTGTCATATTTTTTGGAAGGTTGTGAAAAAGGAATTGAAATTGAAGACAACAATCTGAATGAATCAAAAGTCTCTCTTCATATATCATTTGACCTTGATCCTTCATGTTATGCAACAGTCTGTCtgagagaaataatgaaatgtgaCTTTTAA